One genomic segment of Ancylobacter sp. IITR112 includes these proteins:
- the hisG gene encoding ATP phosphoribosyltransferase, with product MSALIVAVPSKGRLQENATGFFARAGMSLTQSRGARDYRGVLTGVEGVEVAYLSASEIASQLAAGAVHLGVTGEDLVRESIPDADSKVLLVEGLGFGHANVVVAVPQAWIDVRTMRDLDDVATHFHATRGRRVRVATKYLNLTRGFFARHGIVDYRIVESLGATEGTPAAGTAELIVDITTTGSTLAANALKVIEDGVILRSEANLVASLNADWNPAAKAAARALLDRVTAAKRAATMREVKTRFAACDAGVVQEAVRRFRALAPFGAPTSSGMVTLHCPPDTLHPLAVFLREQGAATVSVGPLDYVFAAENPLYEKLEERIG from the coding sequence ATGAGCGCGCTGATCGTCGCCGTGCCGTCCAAGGGCCGGCTGCAGGAAAACGCCACCGGCTTCTTCGCCCGCGCCGGCATGTCGCTGACCCAGTCGCGCGGCGCGCGTGACTATCGCGGCGTGCTGACCGGGGTTGAAGGGGTGGAGGTTGCCTATCTCTCCGCCTCCGAGATCGCCAGCCAGCTCGCGGCCGGCGCGGTGCATCTCGGTGTCACCGGCGAGGATCTGGTGCGCGAGAGCATCCCCGACGCCGATTCCAAGGTGCTGCTGGTGGAAGGGCTCGGCTTCGGCCACGCCAATGTGGTGGTGGCGGTGCCGCAGGCCTGGATCGACGTGCGCACCATGCGCGACCTCGATGACGTGGCGACGCATTTCCACGCCACGCGCGGGCGGCGGGTGCGGGTGGCGACCAAATATCTCAACCTGACGCGCGGCTTCTTCGCCCGCCACGGCATTGTCGATTACCGCATCGTGGAAAGCCTGGGCGCCACCGAGGGCACGCCGGCGGCGGGCACGGCGGAGCTGATCGTCGACATCACCACGACCGGCTCGACGCTGGCGGCCAACGCGCTGAAGGTGATCGAGGACGGGGTGATCCTGCGCTCCGAGGCCAATCTCGTCGCCTCGCTCAATGCCGACTGGAATCCGGCGGCGAAGGCGGCGGCGCGGGCGCTGCTCGACCGGGTGACGGCGGCCAAGCGCGCCGCCACCATGCGCGAGGTGAAGACGCGCTTTGCCGCCTGCGATGCCGGCGTAGTGCAGGAGGCGGTGCGCCGCTTCCGCGCCTTGGCGCCGTTCGGCGCGCCGACCTCCTCCGGCATGGTGACGCTGCACTGCCCGCCGGACACGCTGCACCCGCTGGCGGTGTTTTTGCGCGAACAGGGCGCGGCCACCGTCTCGGTCGGCCCGCTCGACTATGTGTTCGCGGCGGAGAACCCGCTTTACGAAAAGCTGGAAGAGCGGATCGGGTAG
- the cysG gene encoding siroheme synthase CysG produces the protein MTDFASPTPPGERRARRASGRMDPLARLPVFFALAGRRVVLAGGSEAAAWKAELLSAAGARVEVIAPAFCEDLVELAAAPPDGALILIARDWTPADLDGAALAIGAIEEDEECARFAQAARHAGVPVNVVDKPAFCDFAFGAIVNRSPLVVGISTDGAAPVFGQAVRAKIEAVIPQGFKRWAEAARGWRPAVSALALSYQGRRGFWERFTRAALETPEAEPSDTLRAELLARAETDRTETPQGSVALVGAGPGDPELLTLKAVRVLQSADVVLYDDLVAPAVLDVARREARKMLVGKTGYKASCKQDDINALMVSLAKQGKRVVRLKGGDPMVFGRAGEEIAAARHAGLPVEVVPGITAAQGAASRLTTSLTHRDHARRLQFVTAHARDGKLPRDLDWAALADPAATTVVYMPQRTWGELAGKAMAAGLDPATPAIALFSATRPEERQVPATVATLQAALEAAVADGATGPCLILFGHAIGEAAAFAVPVEAAEEAHAARG, from the coding sequence ATGACCGATTTCGCCTCCCCCACCCCGCCCGGCGAACGCCGGGCCCGCCGCGCTTCCGGGCGCATGGACCCGCTCGCCCGCCTGCCGGTGTTTTTCGCGCTGGCCGGGCGCCGCGTCGTGCTGGCCGGCGGCTCGGAGGCGGCGGCGTGGAAGGCGGAGCTGCTCTCGGCCGCCGGCGCGCGGGTGGAGGTGATCGCCCCCGCCTTCTGCGAGGATCTGGTCGAACTCGCCGCCGCCCCGCCGGACGGCGCGCTCATCCTCATCGCCCGCGACTGGACTCCGGCCGACCTTGACGGCGCGGCGCTGGCCATCGGCGCCATCGAGGAAGACGAGGAGTGCGCGCGTTTCGCGCAGGCCGCGCGGCATGCCGGCGTGCCGGTCAATGTGGTGGACAAGCCGGCCTTCTGCGATTTCGCCTTCGGCGCCATCGTCAACCGCTCGCCGCTGGTGGTCGGCATTTCCACCGACGGCGCCGCGCCGGTGTTCGGGCAGGCGGTGCGGGCCAAGATCGAGGCGGTGATTCCGCAGGGTTTCAAGCGCTGGGCGGAAGCCGCGCGCGGCTGGCGCCCCGCGGTGTCCGCCCTCGCGCTTTCCTATCAGGGCCGTCGCGGCTTCTGGGAGCGCTTCACCCGCGCCGCGCTGGAGACGCCGGAAGCCGAGCCCTCCGACACGCTGCGCGCGGAGCTTCTCGCCCGTGCCGAAACCGACCGCACGGAGACCCCGCAGGGTTCCGTCGCGCTGGTCGGCGCCGGCCCGGGCGACCCGGAACTCCTCACCCTGAAGGCGGTGCGCGTGCTGCAATCCGCCGATGTGGTGCTATATGACGATCTCGTCGCCCCGGCGGTGCTCGATGTCGCGCGCCGCGAAGCCCGCAAGATGCTGGTCGGCAAGACCGGCTACAAGGCCTCCTGCAAGCAGGACGACATCAACGCGCTGATGGTCTCGCTGGCCAAGCAGGGCAAGCGCGTGGTGCGGCTGAAGGGCGGCGACCCCATGGTGTTCGGCCGCGCCGGCGAGGAAATCGCGGCGGCACGCCATGCCGGCCTGCCGGTGGAAGTGGTGCCGGGCATCACCGCGGCGCAGGGGGCGGCGAGCCGGCTCACCACCTCGCTCACCCATCGCGACCATGCGCGGCGGCTGCAATTCGTCACCGCCCATGCCCGCGACGGCAAGCTGCCGCGCGATCTCGACTGGGCGGCGCTCGCCGATCCCGCCGCCACCACGGTGGTCTATATGCCCCAGCGCACCTGGGGCGAGCTGGCGGGCAAGGCGATGGCGGCCGGTCTCGATCCGGCGACGCCGGCCATCGCCCTGTTCTCCGCCACACGGCCGGAGGAACGGCAGGTGCCGGCCACCGTCGCCACGCTGCAGGCGGCGCTGGAGGCAGCCGTGGCGGACGGCGCCACCGGCCCCTGCCTCATCCTGTTCGGCCACGCCATCGGCGAGGCGGCAGCCTTCGCGGTACCTGTCGAGGCGGCGGAAGAGGCACACGCCGCGCGGGGGTAA
- a CDS encoding TIGR00645 family protein, with protein MEKVIERFIFVSRWIMAPFYLGLVIALLVLLFKFGVELLHFVTHATEFDESDTILGILALIDLTFTGSLVIIVIFSGYENFVSKIDASGHSDWPEWMTKVDFSGLKQKLLASIVAISAIALLKAFMNLDRGVDEKQLMWLVIIHVVFVLSGVVLAWTDKLSEKAH; from the coding sequence ATGGAAAAGGTCATCGAGCGTTTCATCTTCGTCAGCCGCTGGATCATGGCGCCGTTCTATCTCGGGCTGGTGATCGCGCTGCTTGTTCTGCTGTTCAAATTCGGCGTCGAGCTGCTGCATTTCGTCACCCACGCCACCGAGTTCGACGAGAGCGACACCATTCTCGGCATATTGGCGCTGATCGACCTCACCTTCACCGGCTCGCTGGTCATCATCGTCATCTTCTCGGGCTATGAGAACTTCGTCTCCAAGATCGACGCATCAGGCCATTCCGACTGGCCGGAATGGATGACCAAGGTCGATTTCTCCGGCCTCAAGCAGAAGCTGCTCGCCTCCATCGTCGCCATCTCCGCCATCGCGCTCCTGAAAGCCTTCATGAATCTCGACCGCGGGGTCGACGAGAAGCAGCTCATGTGGCTGGTCATCATCCATGTCGTGTTCGTGCTGTCCGGCGTGGTGCTGGCCTGGACCGACAAGCTGTCGGAAAAGGCGCACTGA